The stretch of DNA GCTGATTTATTGCTGGTTTGCAGCGGCACGGGAAAAGAATCTTCTTATGAGGATGTGCTGGGCGCGGGCGCGTTGGTGGAGTTGCTTCAACCCCATTTTCCGGCGGAGCACATCGCCGATTCGGCAATCACAGCACTACATATTTATCAAAAGCACTCGGATGATTTAAATGGCGCGGTAACGCATTGCCGCAATGGGCGGCGGCTCATGGCCCTGCCTGAGTTGCGTGAAGACGTTGCGTGGTGCCTGCAACGTAATATTTATTCGCTGGTTGCAAAAATGGAGAACGGCTCGATCCGCAGGCTGGAGGTATAATCAACTTGTGGCGTTGCTGGTTGGCTGCCCGGTGGTAGAGATTTCTTTCTGCCGATAGCTGGCCACGACCCAATCGCTCAAGATTTTGTCCGGGGCTTCGACCGCTTCAACGCTGATTTCAAATTCATCGCGGCCCGTGTTCTGCGAAATCAGTTTCAGGCCAAACTGATAATCCTTGAAGCGTTCACCGCACAAATCGCGCACCGCCTTGCCGCGCTCAAGCGCCTGGGAAACCAGCAAGTCAGCCGCCGCCTCGGTGAATTTGATTTTCAATCCGTGGTTCTCGCGAAATCTTTCCGCAAATTCATTCACGAGTTGCCGCGCGACCAGCCGCTCTTCATTTTGATGCTCCGCGAGCAATTTTTTTAATTCGACCGCCGGGCCGTCCACCAATTCGCGCGTCACCACAAAGCGTTTCACGAGCGTGGAAGGCAATTCGAATTTGATGTCGCGGAAGATGCGTTCGCAGACGGTCATCAAGCCGCGCGCGCCGGTCTGCTCCTCCGCGGCAAGCTCAGCGATGCGCCGCAAACCGTCTTCGTGAAATAAAACCTCGATGCCATAGGCCGCGAAGGATTGTTCGTACTGCCGGATGATGCTGCCTTCCGAAGTTTTCAACACTTCAAATAAATCATCCACGCTCAACGGCTGGCAAACCACGCGAACGGGCAATCGGCCAATGAATTCAGGCTCAAAACCGTATTCGATAAAATCCCGTGTCTGCGCCTGGGTCAAGGTCTGCGAATCCGTTTCTTCTTTCACAGCGGCGGCGGCGAAACCGATGGTTGCCTCGCGCAGACGGCGGCGCACCTGTTTTTCCAAGCCGCCGAATGCACCGCTGACGATGAATAAAATGTGCTTCGTGTTGATCATGCCGGAGGATTTTTTTCCTCGCTGCGTCACGTCCATCATCGCCTGGATTTGGCCGGCGATGTCCTGCGGCGAACGCACGGGCACTTCCGTTTCCTCCATCAGCTTGAGCAAATTCGTCTGCACGCCACGGCCACTGACATCGCGCCCGCTGGAATTGCTGGCCGAGGCGATTTTGTCAATTTCATCAATGTAGATGATGCCGTATTGCGCGCGCGAAACATCGCCATCGGCGCGGCGGACCAATTCGCGCACGAGATCTTCGACATCGCCGCCGACGTAGCCGGTCTCGGAAAATTTTGTCGCGTCGCCTTTCACGAACGGCACGCCGATCAAAT from Verrucomicrobiia bacterium encodes:
- a CDS encoding AAA family ATPase, encoding MTRPEYNGPTTPEEFQRQMAEFMRQHLQRADAASAPKSDFDSSAEKEDKAGSDGALNFNYKPREIKEYLDRFVIRQDDAKKVLSVALCDHYHQVRRAFEGKETPNYAKQNIILVGPTGVGKTYLIRSVADLIGVPFVKGDATKFSETGYVGGDVEDLVRELVRRADGDVSRAQYGIIYIDEIDKIASASNSSGRDVSGRGVQTNLLKLMEETEVPVRSPQDIAGQIQAMMDVTQRGKKSSGMINTKHILFIVSGAFGGLEKQVRRRLREATIGFAAAAVKEETDSQTLTQAQTRDFIEYGFEPEFIGRLPVRVVCQPLSVDDLFEVLKTSEGSIIRQYEQSFAAYGIEVLFHEDGLRRIAELAAEEQTGARGLMTVCERIFRDIKFELPSTLVKRFVVTRELVDGPAVELKKLLAEHQNEERLVARQLVNEFAERFRENHGLKIKFTEAAADLLVSQALERGKAVRDLCGERFKDYQFGLKLISQNTGRDEFEISVEAVEAPDKILSDWVVASYRQKEISTTGQPTSNATS